CAGGAACTTCATATCGAACTGGTAGAAGTCGGCGGTCATGCCGTCGGTGGAGGTGACGGCGCGGAGGCCCACGACGTAGTCGTAGGTGCGGCCGTCGCCCATGACGCCGACGGTCTTGACGGGGAGCAGCACGGCGAAGGCCTGCCAGATGTCGTCGTAGAGGCCGTGCTTGCGGATCTGGTCGATGTAGACGGCATCGGCCTTGCGCAGGATGTCGAGCTTGTCCTTGGTGATGTCGCCGGGGCAGCGGATGGCGAGGCCGGGGCCGGGGAACGGGTGGCGGCCGACGAAGATCTCGGGAAGCCCGAGCTCGTAGCCGAGCTTGCGGACCTCGTCCTTGAACAGCTCGCGCAGGGGCTCGACGAGCTTCATGTTCATGCGCTCGGGCAGACCGCCGACATTGTGGTGCGACTTGATCGTCACCGAGGGGCCGCCGGTGAAGGAGACGCTTTCGATCACGTCAGGATAGAGCGTGCCCTGCGCGAGGAAGTCGGCGCCGCCGATCTTCCTGGCCTCCTGCTCGAACACCTCGATGAAGAGGCGGCCGATGGTCTTGCGCTTCACTTCCGGATCGGTGACGCCTTCGAGTTCGCCGAGGAATTGCTTCGAAGCGTCCACGTGCACGAGCGGGATGTTGTAGTGGTGGCGGAACAGGTCGACGACGGTCTTGGCTTCGTCGAGACGCAGCATGCCGTGATCGACGAACACGCAGGTGAGCTGGTCGCCGATGGCTTCGTGGATCAGCACGGCCGCGACGGCGGAATCGACGCCGCCGGAGAGGCCGCAGATCACCTTGCCCTTGCCGACCTGCGCGCGGATCTTGGCGATCTCTTCCTCGCGGAAGGCGCGCATGGTCCAGTCGCCGGTGAGGCCGGCGATCTTGCGGACGAAATTGCGGATCAGCTTGGCGCCGTCGGGCGTGTGCACCACTTCGGGGTGGAACATCAGGCCGTAGTACTTGCGCGTCTCGTCCTGGATGATCGCGAAGGGGGCGTTCGGCGAGGTGCCGGCGACGGAGAAACCCGGCGGCATCTTGGTGATGCGATCGCCATGGCTCATCCAGACCTGGTTCTTGCTGCCTGACGACCAGACGTCCTCGAACAGCTTGCTGTCGGCTTTCACCTCGACATCGGCGCGGCCGAATTCGCGGTGATGACCGCCCTCGACCTCGCCCCCTAACTGGGCCGCCATGGTCATCTGGCCGTAGCAGATGCCCATCACGGGCACGCCGGAGGCGAAGATCAGCTGCGGGGCGCGGGGCGAGCCGGCCTCATGCACCGACTCGGGACCGCCGGAGAGAATCACCGCTTTCGGCTTCATCTCCTTGAAGGCCTCTTCGGCCTTGTTGAACGGGACGATCTCGCAATAGACGCCGTCCTCGCGCACGCGACGCGCAATCAGCTGCGTCACCTGGCTGCCGAAGTCGACGATGAGAATCTTGTCGTGCGCCGAGGCCACTGAAGGCGTCGACGCGAAGCGGTCGTTCTGTGCTGCTGTCATGGCAAGCAGATACGCGATGAGCCCCCTGCCCGCAACCGCGCAGGTTTGCGCGCCCACATGCTTCTTTGGGCATGGACATCTGGATATAGGTAAGTATTATTGACATAATATGCCCCGCCAACAATCGGGGGCCGATCAGGGAGAACGCCATGTCGAAATTCCATCAGCCATCAACGCTTGCCGCGCTCGGACGGACCTGGGTCGAGGCCTGGAACGCACGCGATCTCGAGCGCGTGCTGACGCTTTACGACAATGCCACGGTGATGACGTCCGACCGCATCCCGGCGATAGGGTTCGATGCCAGCGGGACCGTGCGCGGCAAGGACGAGTTGCGCGCCTATTGGGGCAAGGCGCTCGGGCTTTTGCCGGAGTTGCACTTCACGTTGATCGATGTGTTCGTCAGTCCTGACAGCCTGGTGGTTTTTTACGAGAACGAGCGCGGGAAGAAGATTTGCGAGTATCTGCGCGTGAATGATGCGGGGTTGATCGTGCAGGGCTCGGCGAACCATTTGCCGCATTGAGAGCGTCGTCCACCGCTGTCATTCCCCGCCTTGTGCGCAATTGCGCACTGGAGCGGGGAATCCAGTACGCCGCGGCTCCTCGATGAATCACCGCTGCCTCGGAGTACTGGATCGCCCGATCAAGTCGGGCGATGACAGCGAGAGTGTGTGATACGCGTGCCCCGAGGGCGCAATGACGGAGACTGGTAAGACAGCGTGCGCTAACAACTCTCCGCCGGCACCGACACAGGACCTCTCCCCATGAAACTCCCCACCTCGCCCTTCACCGTCACCGACTGGAGCAAGGTCGAAGCCACCACGCATCCAGGCGAGACCGGGCACGCGCTGTGGCGGACGCTCAACATCGGCGATCTCCGGGTGCGGATGGTGGAGTATTCGCCGGGCTATCTCGCCGATCATTGGTGCGATCGCGGCCACGTGCTCTACGTGCTCGCGGGCGAGCTCGACAGCGAGCTGCGCGACGGGCGCAGGTTCAAGCTGACGCCGGGCATGAGCTATCAGGTATCGGATTTCGGCGACGCTGCGCATCGCTCCTCGACGACGGGGGGTGCGACGCTCTTCATCGTGGATTGACGGAACCATCCTTCGGACGAGGTTTGCAGCGCAAAATAGAAAACTGCTGCCAGCTCGCTGTCAGCGCGTGCCGCCTTGAAGTTGCCCCAAAAAATCGCTAGATTGTGAACATCGATCCTTGGCCGAACGACTGGGCCGCTGCGCCTCATTTTCAATGGGCGAGCACGTTTCAGGTATTTCTCCAAAATCGACCAATCGGGACGTGGGCGCCGACAAGGCGCATTTGTCCCCCTGAGTGCATCGTCAATTGAAAGGACATGACTATGGCAATGGGCACCGTGAAGTGGTTCAACAACCAAAAGGGCTTCGGCTTCATCCAGCCGGATGACGGCGACAAGGACGTGTTCGTCCACATCAGCGCCGTCGAGCGCGCGGGTCTGTCGACCCTCAACGAGGGCCAGAAGGTGTCGTTCGACATCGTCGCGGACCGCCGCAGCGGCAAGTCCGCGGCCGACAACCTCCGCGCCGGCTAGCCAGCCACGCCATTCACGATCTGACCGCGGACGTACCGGCGGATCGTCGAGTTCAGAAACCCCGCGACCGGGATCCGGTTCGCGGGGTTTTTGTTTGAGCCATGCTTCATTCCGCGGTTCGCGCCGCGAAAGCCCGAAACGACGGCGGAACGAGATCAGCCGCCCTTCTTCAGAACCGAGACGAAGAACCCGTCCGTCCCCGTTCGGCGCGGGGTCATCAGCCAGCCCTCAGGCGATTGCAGCGCGGCCTTGGCAAAGTCCTCGGCCTTGTCCCAGAGCACGCTTGCGGTCTGCTCCGGCGGCAGCGTCGAAAACTCCGGATGTTTTGCGACGAACGCCCTTACCTGCTCGTTGTTCTCTTCGGACAGCACCGAGCAGGTGATGTAGGCGATGCGGCCGCCGGTCTTGACCAGCGGAACCGCGCGCTCCAGCACCTCAGCCTGGTCCTTCAGGCGAACCTCCAGCGCGCCTGGCCGCATGCGCCATTTGGCGTCGGGGTTGCGGCGCCAGGTGCCGGTTCCCGTGCAGGGCGCGTCGATCACGACGAGGTCGGCGGTGGCGCTGATGTCGGCGAGCGGATCCGCTTCGCCCTTGGGCGTGCGGACGTCGGCATTGT
The genomic region above belongs to Bradyrhizobium sp. CCBAU 53338 and contains:
- a CDS encoding DHCW motif cupin fold protein codes for the protein MKLPTSPFTVTDWSKVEATTHPGETGHALWRTLNIGDLRVRMVEYSPGYLADHWCDRGHVLYVLAGELDSELRDGRRFKLTPGMSYQVSDFGDAAHRSSTTGGATLFIVD
- a CDS encoding nuclear transport factor 2 family protein, encoding MSKFHQPSTLAALGRTWVEAWNARDLERVLTLYDNATVMTSDRIPAIGFDASGTVRGKDELRAYWGKALGLLPELHFTLIDVFVSPDSLVVFYENERGKKICEYLRVNDAGLIVQGSANHLPH
- a CDS encoding cold-shock protein, producing the protein MAMGTVKWFNNQKGFGFIQPDDGDKDVFVHISAVERAGLSTLNEGQKVSFDIVADRRSGKSAADNLRAG
- the guaA gene encoding glutamine-hydrolyzing GMP synthase, translated to MTAAQNDRFASTPSVASAHDKILIVDFGSQVTQLIARRVREDGVYCEIVPFNKAEEAFKEMKPKAVILSGGPESVHEAGSPRAPQLIFASGVPVMGICYGQMTMAAQLGGEVEGGHHREFGRADVEVKADSKLFEDVWSSGSKNQVWMSHGDRITKMPPGFSVAGTSPNAPFAIIQDETRKYYGLMFHPEVVHTPDGAKLIRNFVRKIAGLTGDWTMRAFREEEIAKIRAQVGKGKVICGLSGGVDSAVAAVLIHEAIGDQLTCVFVDHGMLRLDEAKTVVDLFRHHYNIPLVHVDASKQFLGELEGVTDPEVKRKTIGRLFIEVFEQEARKIGGADFLAQGTLYPDVIESVSFTGGPSVTIKSHHNVGGLPERMNMKLVEPLRELFKDEVRKLGYELGLPEIFVGRHPFPGPGLAIRCPGDITKDKLDILRKADAVYIDQIRKHGLYDDIWQAFAVLLPVKTVGVMGDGRTYDYVVGLRAVTSTDGMTADFYQFDMKFLGETATRIINEVKGVNRVVYDVTSKPPGTIEWE